A genomic window from Paenibacillus sp. FSL K6-0276 includes:
- a CDS encoding HRDC domain-containing protein, which produces MQIVFMNRLSRISGVDQEVYAQLWIGEEEGIWSLGWCDFLGGENCIENLWYEGGSWNEMLCVYRHELAVKMGDGYRPLIDGIFHEKDGLTGRNQEQLKLQYYSEHHGNEAIYEELCTWRRGKASSERKAPYILASNRLLRLLSTFLPHTPEELLQIPGVGEGKVTQFEEDWLAITTAVAREHSFPLNWVHEVIEEESFVSWLYKQKEVKYKKQLERLRLQRILLQGIENGLGLEQLKVNSGVNRRELIEAVEELEREGYSVEKLIDVELGYMPQNEQEAVWNAYVELGDLFLKPVLHKVYGEDFSAAEGLDIYYERLRLIRIRFRREQTHKVGIATSL; this is translated from the coding sequence ATGCAAATTGTATTTATGAACCGTTTATCGAGAATATCTGGAGTGGATCAAGAGGTGTACGCCCAGTTGTGGATTGGGGAGGAAGAAGGGATCTGGAGTCTGGGCTGGTGTGATTTTTTAGGAGGAGAGAATTGCATCGAGAATTTATGGTATGAAGGCGGTTCATGGAATGAAATGCTCTGTGTATACAGGCATGAGCTGGCAGTGAAGATGGGAGATGGCTATCGACCCTTGATAGATGGGATATTCCACGAGAAAGATGGTCTTACTGGACGTAATCAGGAGCAGTTGAAGCTTCAATATTACAGCGAACATCATGGAAATGAAGCCATTTATGAGGAGTTATGTACTTGGCGCCGCGGAAAAGCTTCGAGTGAACGGAAGGCGCCCTATATTCTCGCCAGCAATCGTCTGTTGCGCTTGTTAAGCACGTTTCTACCGCATACACCAGAGGAACTGTTGCAAATTCCAGGTGTAGGAGAAGGAAAGGTGACACAGTTTGAGGAAGATTGGCTGGCTATAACTACTGCGGTGGCAAGGGAACATTCCTTTCCTCTGAATTGGGTACACGAAGTAATCGAAGAGGAGTCTTTTGTATCTTGGCTTTATAAACAGAAAGAGGTCAAATATAAGAAGCAACTAGAACGACTGCGCTTACAGCGGATTCTGCTGCAGGGAATCGAGAATGGATTGGGTTTGGAACAACTTAAGGTGAATAGTGGAGTGAACCGCCGTGAACTGATTGAAGCCGTAGAGGAACTAGAAAGAGAAGGTTACTCTGTGGAGAAACTGATCGACGTAGAGCTTGGCTATATGCCGCAGAATGAGCAGGAAGCGGTATGGAATGCTTATGTCGAGCTCGGGGATCTCTTCCTAAAACCGGTGTTACATAAGGTGTATGGAGAGGATTTTTCCGCTGCTGAAGGATTGGATATTTATTATGAGCGTCTGCGGTTGATCCGCATCCGTTTCCGTCGAGAGCAAACGCATAAAGTGGGTATAGCGACTAGTTTATAA
- the corA gene encoding magnesium/cobalt transporter CorA encodes MKIRLVNAGVFTPIDEIDETLTPPTEGFYWIDADVEDLELLQPLFNLHDLAVEDCLSEEDQRPKIEIYESHYFIVVNSIRFDDEEIFLRALNVFLGRHYIITVTKQKINELRILKPMLWEQEVSEPDMFLYLLIDLVVDNYFSVGDRIEARIEKLEEDILMHTKKSHLSEIIGLRSEILWLKKMLGPQKEVINTLNKKDLRLIDDQLQKYFSDIYENAVKISETFETYRDLMGNLREAYQSSIANRANEIMRVFTAITTIFMPLTVITGIYGMNFDHMPELHTKYGYYGVIGVMLTLGCGMLYVFRKKEWL; translated from the coding sequence TCCGGCTGGTGAATGCAGGGGTTTTTACACCTATTGATGAAATTGATGAAACATTGACACCCCCAACGGAAGGGTTCTATTGGATTGACGCCGATGTAGAGGATTTGGAGCTGCTTCAGCCCTTGTTCAACCTACATGATCTAGCTGTTGAGGATTGCCTTAGCGAAGAGGATCAGCGTCCGAAGATCGAAATATACGAAAGTCACTACTTTATAGTTGTAAATAGCATCCGCTTTGATGATGAAGAAATTTTCCTACGGGCGCTCAATGTATTCCTTGGAAGACATTACATCATCACCGTAACGAAACAAAAGATCAATGAGCTGCGAATCTTGAAGCCTATGCTCTGGGAGCAAGAGGTAAGTGAACCGGATATGTTCCTTTACTTACTTATTGACCTTGTCGTGGACAATTATTTCTCCGTCGGCGACCGAATTGAAGCCCGGATTGAGAAGCTAGAAGAGGATATCCTCATGCACACCAAGAAGTCACATCTCAGCGAAATTATCGGTCTGCGAAGTGAAATTCTATGGTTGAAGAAGATGCTGGGACCACAAAAAGAGGTTATCAATACTCTGAATAAAAAAGACCTCCGTCTGATTGATGATCAGCTGCAGAAATATTTCAGCGATATTTATGAAAATGCGGTTAAAATATCTGAAACCTTTGAGACGTACCGCGATCTCATGGGCAACTTACGAGAGGCATACCAATCTAGTATCGCCAACCGCGCGAATGAAATTATGAGAGTGTTTACGGCGATCACAACAATATTCATGCCCCTGACCGTAATTACGGGAATCTATGGTATGAACTTTGATCATATGCCTGAGCTTCATACGAAATACGGCTATTATGGCGTTATAGGCGTTATGTTGACGCTGGGCTGTGGGATGCTGTATGTATTCCGCAAGAAGGAATGGCTATGA